Proteins encoded within one genomic window of Cytophagales bacterium:
- a CDS encoding serine hydrolase domain-containing protein: MKYYIAGILLVGFTLVSCGQKTTTYQDQIAATNRLFKNWNNNHTPGATIGIIKDGNLIYSKGYGMANLEHDIPNDEHTIFNIASNSKQFTAACLSILELRGEIEFTQNVKTFFPEFPSYFEKITIDHLLHHTSGLRDFTQIHYLSGLRPDDYYDDQDIQKWINSQQELNFQPGEKYLYSNSGYWLLGQIIEKVSGLSLAKFAEQEIFEPLNMSGTLFYDNNTLVVKNRASGYFANRSGAYRHIYSNLEHTGNGGVFSSLADLKKWDDEYYNREVLKDDFWELMGKPGMLNNRDTIPYSGGLILGTHKGLSTMDHGGRAPGYLSNIVRFPGEKLTIIILANSSNLNASRICYDVADIFLANVLNKEPAPPSELMVTTTLKSELLEKYAGHYWSTENNISRRIVMSNDTLKYERSRGRVNALVPINSTSFKMLGTPAGMNVKVAFEVDGASTKMRFVENGKEVDQWDSYIPTDYTPEELSTFSGVFYSPEIKTSYELQIEEPGQLFLYINGRRTVPLRPVMKNLFSSPIGVFRFVAQNNEGIVAFRISTPRVKNLLFEKS, encoded by the coding sequence ATGAAATATTACATCGCTGGCATACTACTAGTAGGTTTTACGCTTGTTTCGTGCGGGCAAAAAACAACAACTTATCAAGATCAAATCGCTGCTACGAACCGCTTATTCAAGAATTGGAATAACAATCATACACCCGGAGCAACCATCGGTATTATAAAAGACGGAAACCTTATTTATTCCAAAGGATACGGTATGGCCAACCTGGAACATGACATTCCAAATGATGAACATACTATATTCAACATCGCTTCTAATTCCAAACAATTTACGGCTGCCTGCCTCTCAATTCTTGAATTAAGAGGCGAAATAGAATTCACTCAAAATGTAAAAACGTTTTTTCCTGAATTCCCATCGTACTTTGAGAAAATCACCATCGATCATTTACTGCACCATACGAGTGGTCTTCGCGATTTCACGCAAATCCATTATCTAAGTGGGTTGAGGCCGGATGATTATTACGATGATCAGGATATCCAAAAGTGGATCAATTCTCAACAAGAGTTGAATTTCCAACCAGGTGAAAAGTACCTTTATTCCAATTCCGGCTACTGGCTTTTGGGGCAAATCATTGAAAAAGTATCGGGATTGTCTCTTGCAAAGTTTGCTGAACAAGAAATATTCGAGCCATTGAACATGTCAGGCACTTTGTTCTACGACAATAATACGCTTGTCGTAAAAAACAGGGCATCAGGGTATTTCGCCAATCGATCCGGCGCTTATCGCCACATCTATTCGAACTTGGAACATACGGGAAATGGAGGTGTCTTTTCATCGTTGGCTGATTTAAAAAAATGGGATGATGAGTATTACAACAGAGAGGTGCTCAAAGATGATTTCTGGGAATTGATGGGTAAACCCGGAATGCTCAACAACCGAGACACTATTCCTTATTCCGGCGGTCTCATCTTGGGTACCCATAAAGGACTTTCGACAATGGATCACGGTGGACGAGCTCCAGGATATCTATCCAATATTGTTCGATTTCCGGGTGAAAAACTCACCATAATCATACTTGCCAATAGCTCAAATCTGAATGCCAGTCGAATCTGCTATGATGTTGCTGATATATTTTTAGCAAATGTCTTGAACAAAGAGCCCGCTCCTCCATCGGAGCTAATGGTAACAACCACCCTCAAAAGCGAATTACTGGAAAAATATGCAGGCCACTACTGGAGTACGGAAAATAACATCTCAAGGAGGATCGTAATGTCAAATGACACATTGAAATACGAAAGGTCCAGGGGACGAGTGAATGCACTTGTGCCAATAAACTCCACCTCCTTTAAAATGCTTGGCACGCCTGCAGGCATGAATGTAAAGGTAGCTTTCGAAGTAGATGGAGCATCTACTAAAATGAGATTCGTAGAAAATGGAAAAGAAGTAGATCAGTGGGACAGCTACATCCCAACAGACTACACTCCGGAGGAATTATCAACATTCTCAGGTGTATTCTATAGCCCGGAAATCAAGACCTCTTATGAACTTCAAATTGAAGAACCAGGTCAATTGTTCCTTTATATCAATGGGCGGCGAACTGTTCCTTTACGTCCAGTCATGAAAAATCTATTCAGCAGTCCAATCGGTGTGTTTCGTTTTGTAGCTCAGAATAACGAGGGAATTGTCGCTTTCCGAATTTCCACACCAAGGGTTAAAAACTTGCTTTTTGAAAAGTCCTGA
- a CDS encoding histidine phosphatase family protein has protein sequence MQNIYLITHCEATHSVEKKVGGWYDSELTEHGRKQAEELEKIINERVDINSLEIFSSDLKRAVQTAKIIRKEVHKIRLDPRLREMSFGTHEGLPQGQHLQSMVPVSPDGNRLDHRICPGAESRREVATRIDEFVEELINSGDDALIVTHGFAATFFIAAFQKIEVNSQGYLNYALNPGSLTLLKIDELFENRTVAWIKN, from the coding sequence ATGCAAAACATTTACCTGATCACACATTGTGAAGCCACCCATTCCGTTGAGAAAAAAGTAGGTGGCTGGTATGATTCGGAATTGACGGAGCATGGCAGAAAACAAGCCGAGGAATTGGAAAAGATCATTAATGAAAGAGTAGACATCAACTCATTAGAGATTTTCAGTTCCGACCTGAAGAGAGCTGTACAAACAGCGAAGATCATAAGGAAAGAAGTTCATAAAATCCGATTAGATCCTAGACTAAGAGAAATGTCATTCGGAACCCATGAAGGTTTGCCACAGGGTCAACATCTGCAAAGCATGGTTCCCGTTAGCCCGGATGGGAATAGATTGGACCATCGCATTTGTCCGGGTGCCGAAAGTCGTAGGGAAGTTGCTACACGCATCGATGAATTCGTAGAAGAATTGATTAATTCCGGAGACGATGCACTCATTGTCACTCATGGATTTGCGGCAACATTCTTCATTGCAGCCTTCCAAAAAATAGAGGTGAACAGTCAGGGTTATCTTAATTATGCATTGAATCCCGGCAGCCTTACCTTATTGAAAATTGATGAACTGTTCGAAAACAGAACAGTAGCCTGGATCAAAAATTAA
- a CDS encoding GNAT family N-acetyltransferase, whose product MLTLETNRLLLHPFKMDDIEVFHQINTDPFIRQYLWDDVVIDQSTAQEILATNRKQFDHHQLGLWKIRLKSKSEIIGYTGLWNFFDEPQPQLIYALLPQYSKLGFASEAAQAIIDYAFRELGFTYLIAATDEPHKASQHVAQRLGMSFVEKRIEDGKATLFYRLENSQGN is encoded by the coding sequence ATGTTAACCCTAGAAACGAATCGATTGTTACTTCACCCTTTCAAAATGGATGATATAGAGGTATTTCATCAGATCAATACCGACCCTTTTATACGACAGTATTTGTGGGATGATGTAGTCATCGATCAATCTACCGCTCAAGAAATACTGGCCACTAACCGAAAGCAATTTGACCATCATCAACTAGGTCTTTGGAAGATCCGGCTGAAAAGTAAATCTGAGATCATTGGGTATACGGGTTTGTGGAACTTCTTTGATGAACCTCAACCACAACTCATATACGCTTTATTACCACAGTACAGTAAATTGGGCTTTGCTTCCGAAGCAGCCCAAGCAATTATCGATTATGCCTTTCGCGAATTAGGGTTTACCTATCTCATCGCCGCAACAGATGAGCCTCATAAGGCCTCACAACATGTTGCTCAGCGATTAGGAATGTCGTTCGTAGAAAAAAGAATAGAAGATGGCAAAGCAACCCTGTTTTACAGACTAGAAAATAGCCAGGGGAATTAA
- a CDS encoding sulfatase-like hydrolase/transferase: MSKHFRPLLHSLVFLFILNCFISCTSPSDEELPPNIIVFLVDDMGLMDTSVPFLVDSLGNPVQYPLNDFYRTPHMEQLAAQGVRFTNFYAHSVCSPTRASILTGQNAARHGTTNWIRSESNNRTAFGPTGWNWTGLTKNSVTLPRILQQAGYATIHIGKAHFGPFDSDGEDPLNLGFDINVAGSSIGHPGSYYGADGYGHIKGQKERAVPGLEAYHGQDIFLTEALTLEAKAALTKVAKEKKSFFHTWPTMRFMHHFILIQGSLRITSIQANPKRPRLMPL, encoded by the coding sequence ATGAGTAAACACTTCAGGCCTCTTCTGCATTCTCTAGTATTTCTTTTTATACTCAACTGCTTCATCTCATGCACCTCTCCTTCTGATGAGGAACTTCCTCCAAACATCATCGTCTTCCTGGTAGACGATATGGGATTGATGGATACTTCCGTTCCATTTCTGGTTGATTCCTTAGGCAATCCGGTCCAATACCCTTTAAACGACTTCTATCGAACACCACATATGGAGCAACTAGCTGCGCAAGGCGTTCGGTTCACCAACTTTTACGCACATTCGGTGTGCTCACCTACCCGAGCCTCGATCCTGACCGGACAAAATGCGGCTCGTCACGGCACCACCAACTGGATCCGGTCTGAAAGCAACAACCGTACAGCATTCGGACCCACGGGTTGGAATTGGACCGGATTAACAAAAAATTCCGTGACACTTCCGCGAATCTTACAACAGGCGGGCTATGCTACTATTCATATTGGTAAAGCACATTTTGGACCTTTTGATAGTGACGGAGAAGATCCCCTGAACCTTGGTTTTGACATTAATGTTGCTGGAAGCTCAATTGGCCACCCGGGCAGCTACTACGGTGCAGATGGTTATGGACACATCAAAGGTCAGAAAGAACGAGCGGTACCAGGACTGGAAGCTTATCACGGGCAAGATATTTTCCTTACTGAAGCCTTGACACTAGAGGCCAAGGCAGCTTTGACCAAGGTTGCCAAAGAAAAGAAGTCCTTTTTCCACACATGGCCCACTATGCGGTTCATGCACCATTTCATTCTGATCCAAGGTTCGCTGCGAATTACGAGCATTCAGGCAAATCCGAAAAGGCCCAGGCTTATGCCACTTTGA
- a CDS encoding sulfatase-like hydrolase/transferase — protein MIEGIDQSLGDIIQHVKDLGLGENTLILFLGDNGSDAPLPIEEGYSSSVPLKGKKGNHWEGGMRVPFIASWVSLNATHSAQVKIPIATYRIQQQQGTILDILPTLLQVAQVDAPNDHILDGFALQKQFLGEQNPNRTEQFLNHFPHGQHRSNYFTSFVLADWKLIYHYPIDTIPQYELYHLKADPFETTNLANSNPQQLKVMIQALTKQMEDYGALYPEKDGEELGLVVPE, from the coding sequence TTGATCGAGGGGATCGACCAATCTTTAGGAGACATCATCCAACATGTGAAAGACCTTGGATTGGGTGAAAATACCCTGATCTTGTTTCTAGGAGATAATGGATCGGATGCGCCCCTACCAATAGAAGAGGGATACAGCAGTTCTGTCCCACTGAAAGGCAAAAAAGGCAACCACTGGGAAGGTGGCATGCGCGTACCGTTCATCGCCTCCTGGGTTTCACTCAACGCTACTCATTCCGCACAAGTAAAAATACCCATAGCAACCTATCGCATACAGCAACAACAAGGCACCATATTGGATATCTTACCCACCCTACTACAAGTGGCTCAAGTAGATGCTCCCAATGACCATATCCTGGATGGATTTGCCTTGCAAAAGCAATTCCTTGGTGAGCAGAACCCCAACAGAACCGAACAATTCCTCAATCACTTCCCCCATGGCCAGCACCGCAGCAACTACTTCACCAGTTTTGTTCTAGCTGACTGGAAACTTATCTATCACTACCCGATTGATACCATACCACAGTATGAGTTATACCACCTCAAAGCAGACCCTTTTGAAACCACTAACCTGGCAAATTCCAATCCCCAACAACTAAAGGTGATGATACAAGCCCTCACCAAGCAAATGGAGGATTACGGCGCTTTGTATCCCGAGAAAGATGGGGAAGAGTTGGGGTTGGTGGTTCCGGAATAG
- a CDS encoding phosphatidylinositol-specific phospholipase C, with protein sequence MSAIYDSETRKHQWWAPMPDDFWAKVNGSDWKRKYAYPISDSDSYKVHLYWKEDNVYAKAEIKFSGTTKICLFIGQVIEDHEQFRKGDFVIASGTTPDWDNASNLTLLWRPAPCWMDKIDGFKKLSEINIPGTHNSGVRYVPSVECQSLKIRHQLCAGIRYLDIGCRHFDNKFLIHNGPFFQHINFGEGVIDVCLEYLRKYKSETIIMNIKEEYMAMDNTRSFEDTLKSYMKGNESFWYTDFMIPRLEDVRGKIVLIRRFMGSSNMGIPAYEGWNYQGGTFTLNDIAPSDVSINKIRVQDAYKVWYTKQSFDEKWNNIKKLFNGAIDGSKNVWYLNFISGSAHTRPEDVAKGGFLNYKGMNERLAEYLKELPKDRYGTILMDFPEWKGNELIPLIIDKN encoded by the coding sequence ATGTCAGCAATATATGATAGTGAAACAAGAAAGCACCAATGGTGGGCACCTATGCCAGATGATTTTTGGGCAAAGGTTAATGGAAGTGATTGGAAACGAAAGTATGCTTACCCCATTTCAGATTCTGATTCTTACAAGGTTCACTTGTATTGGAAAGAAGATAATGTTTATGCGAAAGCTGAGATTAAGTTTTCCGGCACAACAAAAATTTGTCTTTTTATTGGTCAGGTAATCGAGGATCATGAGCAGTTTAGAAAGGGAGATTTTGTAATCGCTTCTGGTACAACTCCAGATTGGGATAACGCTTCAAACCTTACACTTCTTTGGAGACCAGCTCCATGTTGGATGGATAAGATTGATGGTTTTAAGAAGCTTTCTGAGATTAATATTCCCGGAACTCACAATTCAGGAGTTAGATATGTGCCATCCGTCGAATGTCAGAGTCTCAAAATCAGGCATCAGCTATGCGCGGGTATTCGTTATTTAGATATAGGTTGCAGGCATTTTGATAACAAGTTCTTGATCCACAATGGACCTTTTTTTCAACACATTAATTTTGGAGAGGGCGTGATAGATGTTTGCTTAGAATACCTCAGAAAGTATAAGAGCGAAACAATAATAATGAACATCAAGGAAGAATATATGGCTATGGATAACACCCGATCTTTTGAAGATACGCTCAAATCTTATATGAAAGGAAATGAGTCTTTTTGGTATACCGATTTTATGATACCCAGATTAGAAGATGTGAGAGGAAAAATTGTTTTAATTCGACGATTTATGGGGAGCAGTAATATGGGAATACCGGCTTATGAGGGGTGGAACTATCAAGGTGGAACTTTTACTTTAAATGACATTGCACCATCGGATGTGTCTATCAATAAAATTCGTGTCCAGGATGCCTACAAAGTATGGTATACAAAACAATCATTTGATGAAAAATGGAATAATATTAAAAAATTGTTTAATGGAGCCATAGATGGTTCTAAAAATGTTTGGTACTTAAATTTTATTAGCGGCTCTGCTCATACCAGACCAGAAGACGTTGCCAAGGGAGGATTCCTGAACTATAAAGGGATGAATGAGCGCCTTGCAGAGTATTTGAAGGAACTGCCAAAGGATAGATATGGAACTATTTTGATGGATTTCCCCGAATGGAAAGGAAACGAATTAATTCCATTAATTATAGACAAAAACTAA
- a CDS encoding helix-turn-helix domain-containing protein — protein sequence MKGFTMNKCYLTDALRLVGGKWKPIIILNLRKSPKRFGQLDYLIPKVSRKVLSSQLSELERDKLVTRRSYAEIPPRVEYELTEKARELVPIFRALGEWGRFIGESD from the coding sequence ATGAAAGGGTTTACTATGAATAAATGTTACCTGACTGACGCTCTTCGATTGGTAGGTGGAAAATGGAAGCCAATCATAATTTTGAACTTGCGAAAATCTCCAAAACGATTTGGACAGCTTGATTATTTAATTCCTAAAGTCTCAAGGAAGGTTTTATCATCTCAATTATCTGAGCTGGAAAGGGATAAACTGGTAACGAGGCGTTCTTATGCTGAGATTCCACCTCGAGTGGAATATGAACTGACTGAAAAGGCAAGAGAACTCGTGCCAATATTCCGAGCGTTGGGAGAATGGGGTAGGTTTATTGGTGAATCAGACTAA
- a CDS encoding MepB family protein, with the protein MKNEVPTEIEQMDKNLNFIKTEIYDKCSFEISDFKTETESKEYNACRFKLNGLYILSRNAKITPKKTGQFVTCWKRNKNGITEPYNENDPIDYYAINVKTEKEFGQFVFPKSELIKKGIISTKNKEGKRGFRVYPIWDIVKNKQAERTQKWQLNYFYQISSSIDLQKVNELYKKTTYNTL; encoded by the coding sequence ATGAAAAATGAAGTACCGACAGAAATTGAGCAAATGGACAAAAATCTGAACTTCATCAAAACAGAAATCTATGACAAATGCTCATTTGAAATTTCCGACTTTAAAACCGAAACTGAAAGCAAGGAATACAATGCTTGCCGGTTTAAACTGAACGGACTGTATATTTTGAGTAGAAATGCCAAAATAACACCAAAAAAAACTGGGCAGTTTGTCACATGTTGGAAACGTAATAAAAATGGAATAACTGAACCTTATAACGAGAATGACCCAATTGACTATTATGCGATAAACGTAAAGACCGAAAAAGAATTTGGACAGTTTGTCTTCCCTAAATCCGAGCTTATAAAAAAAGGAATCATCTCAACTAAAAATAAAGAAGGAAAACGAGGGTTTAGAGTTTATCCAATATGGGATATTGTGAAAAACAAACAAGCTGAACGGACTCAAAAATGGCAGTTGAATTATTTTTATCAAATCAGCAGTTCTATCGATTTACAAAAAGTGAATGAACTGTATAAGAAAACTACATACAACACACTGTAG
- a CDS encoding helix-turn-helix transcriptional regulator, translating into MLASRITQMTLKIENKKLFLISVTSVIVICVLTFNVVYFSTYYGFVQINYLNSLFLVPFILIVLSLGMLIEQNKSKESLRKIETFELTPKEVEVATLMLEEKKNKEIADELFVELSTIKTHINAIYKKIGVKNRNELIRKISD; encoded by the coding sequence ATGTTAGCATCAAGAATCACACAAATGACTTTGAAAATCGAGAACAAGAAATTATTTCTAATCAGTGTTACTTCTGTGATCGTCATCTGTGTGCTGACCTTCAATGTTGTCTACTTTTCTACCTACTACGGATTTGTTCAAATCAACTACCTCAACTCATTATTTCTAGTCCCATTTATACTCATTGTACTCTCACTAGGCATGCTCATTGAGCAAAATAAGAGCAAAGAGAGTTTAAGAAAAATAGAAACTTTTGAATTGACTCCTAAAGAAGTGGAGGTAGCCACTCTAATGCTTGAAGAAAAGAAAAACAAAGAAATAGCCGATGAGCTCTTCGTAGAGCTGTCTACTATTAAGACGCATATAAATGCGATCTACAAAAAGATAGGAGTTAAGAACAGAAATGAACTCATTCGGAAAATAAGTGACTGA
- a CDS encoding DUF4199 domain-containing protein codes for MKHHTIYSTGVGFLIALFGTLFMLLLLSLDLVGPASIRNDKFMVGGTILFISLYVFLLFGIYKSIRNVKKTSSILSFRSAFLEGLITSLSTAVFAVIFTILFYELIYPDYSNEMSAVVTEKLSNQGLDSVELQDKVKEQTKYYSTSIQAQFSFVGNLITGLAFTLILSLFLKSKKQKS; via the coding sequence ATGAAACATCATACAATTTACTCCACTGGAGTAGGATTCTTAATAGCGCTATTTGGCACGCTATTTATGTTACTCTTATTAAGTCTGGACCTGGTAGGCCCAGCGTCAATTCGAAACGACAAGTTCATGGTCGGAGGTACAATCTTATTTATCTCTTTATATGTATTTCTCTTATTTGGAATCTACAAGAGCATCAGGAATGTCAAAAAAACTTCCTCCATTCTATCGTTTAGATCGGCATTTCTTGAAGGACTGATTACAAGTCTATCAACGGCGGTCTTTGCGGTCATCTTTACCATTCTCTTTTATGAATTGATATATCCTGATTATTCAAATGAGATGTCAGCCGTAGTAACAGAAAAACTTTCTAATCAAGGATTAGATAGTGTAGAACTACAGGACAAAGTAAAAGAGCAAACAAAGTATTATAGCACCTCCATCCAGGCACAATTCTCATTTGTTGGTAATCTGATAACAGGATTGGCTTTCACATTGATTTTAAGTCTTTTTCTAAAATCTAAAAAACAGAAATCGTGA
- a CDS encoding DUF1801 domain-containing protein: protein MNIEVTNYIESSADSLQEILVELRKLIFSIVPNAKEQYKWSRPVYATDKDFCYIKTTKKNVTLGFFDFKKISTNQHLIEGTGKSMRHIKLSGVDEIAKLEIEKMIQEAIKYPGTNK from the coding sequence GTGAACATTGAAGTGACCAATTACATAGAAAGCTCCGCTGATAGTCTCCAGGAAATCCTTGTAGAACTCCGAAAACTGATCTTTTCGATAGTTCCGAATGCAAAGGAACAATACAAGTGGAGCAGACCTGTTTATGCAACAGACAAAGATTTTTGTTACATCAAGACAACAAAGAAAAATGTAACATTAGGCTTCTTTGATTTCAAAAAAATCAGCACCAACCAGCATTTAATTGAAGGGACGGGCAAATCCATGCGGCACATCAAATTGAGCGGTGTGGATGAAATAGCAAAGTTAGAGATTGAGAAAATGATCCAGGAAGCAATTAAATATCCAGGCACTAACAAATGA
- a CDS encoding AAA family ATPase → MNYEIQIVLEKQNSFKQGNCFERIVRDIIESHRYEVSSNVNYTGMELDLTCKHKDRPNETLYVECKAKDKVSSSEILTFESKVRLKKVDFGYFIRTKELEHQAKGLVDELQADERYKNLTFFEPEKVISLLQEADKIKPVPEVDKDITKEILAVTYFGDYYVLIIKETLGAVPSSYYLVDASTGQLSDGIDIQNKLAEKLPELNELTLVAPVSNQPSIEPSKKQPEIQTVSEVQESENWFDYLPASTKHIVGRDQIRSDIFNFFNKVLKNETQRRLFYLTGKSGWGKSSLVADIKGRSRNKYYKNRFYALAIDSRSALSSNFVALSFEKILKKAFEDGFIKQDLFQKEISFTSTYDLLSSESVKSLLRYLKENEKILILIFDQFEDIFRKDDLFETFYKFLVDISDSKENIIVGFSWKTEILIPSENKAYHLWQQAKEQALEFAITEFGSKETNGIISQLEKSIGKLSNDIKRRIVESSQNYPWLTKKLCIHIYDQINAGKEKSDLIDENLNIEELFNADLEQLTASEIQGLKHIAQCASDGIFFEASDVNEIISEKVINSLRDKRLIIRSGLNYNIYWDIFRDYLVTGRVPIIGESYIIRSSVNTCLEIFKTFNKKSILSTGQIQTELGKSITNQAIENSLIDLRNLGLIRKVESQENFTVGNEKIIVSEIFFKNFITEKFKNYTIINQLSNLKPPITSDDIVELFKTNFKGYSFKDQTWKIYANYLLNWIYFSDLRIKTKVELPKKGGGKKTSLHEKIKNNPASLSPRTSTKQLVPIIKKIPYGLDLDSLDSNIVRDLALFGIVSLNNGHFELTEVGKKLNNQNSEGLIKEQATSVAKIREALQFLNNNPSRVTAKSLIKDNPNILDSNLSDGSKIIYAGYILQWARFINSK, encoded by the coding sequence ATGAATTATGAGATTCAAATTGTTCTTGAAAAGCAAAATTCCTTTAAGCAGGGCAATTGTTTCGAGAGAATCGTGAGAGATATAATTGAATCACATCGATATGAAGTGAGTTCAAATGTCAATTACACTGGAATGGAGTTGGACCTTACATGTAAGCATAAAGATCGGCCAAACGAGACTTTATATGTTGAATGTAAAGCCAAGGATAAAGTAAGCTCATCTGAAATTTTGACATTTGAATCTAAGGTCAGACTTAAAAAAGTTGACTTTGGATATTTTATTCGGACGAAGGAGTTAGAGCATCAAGCGAAAGGATTAGTTGATGAACTTCAGGCTGACGAGAGATATAAGAATTTGACATTCTTCGAACCAGAGAAGGTAATAAGTCTTTTGCAAGAAGCTGATAAGATAAAACCAGTTCCAGAAGTTGATAAAGATATTACTAAGGAAATCCTAGCGGTAACTTACTTTGGAGACTACTATGTTTTGATCATCAAAGAGACGTTAGGGGCGGTACCTAGCTCTTACTATTTAGTTGACGCATCGACTGGGCAACTAAGCGATGGTATCGATATTCAGAATAAACTAGCTGAAAAACTTCCAGAACTAAATGAATTAACTTTAGTAGCTCCTGTCTCAAATCAACCCTCTATTGAGCCAAGTAAAAAGCAACCAGAAATTCAAACTGTATCAGAAGTACAAGAAAGTGAGAATTGGTTTGACTATTTACCGGCCTCTACGAAGCACATTGTAGGGCGAGACCAAATAAGATCTGATATTTTCAATTTTTTCAATAAGGTACTTAAAAATGAGACCCAAAGAAGATTGTTCTACTTAACAGGAAAATCTGGATGGGGAAAAAGCTCGTTAGTTGCTGACATAAAAGGAAGAAGCAGAAATAAGTACTACAAAAACAGGTTCTATGCCTTGGCCATAGATTCACGAAGTGCACTGTCTTCGAACTTTGTGGCTCTCTCATTTGAAAAAATCCTCAAGAAGGCATTCGAAGATGGATTTATTAAACAAGATTTATTTCAAAAGGAAATCTCTTTCACTTCTACTTATGATCTACTTAGCTCAGAATCAGTAAAAAGTTTACTGAGATATTTGAAGGAAAATGAAAAAATATTGATTCTCATTTTTGATCAGTTCGAGGACATCTTTAGAAAGGATGATTTATTCGAAACATTCTACAAATTTTTGGTAGACATCTCCGACTCAAAGGAAAATATAATAGTTGGTTTCTCTTGGAAGACAGAAATACTTATCCCCAGTGAAAACAAAGCATATCATTTATGGCAACAAGCCAAAGAACAGGCTTTAGAATTTGCTATTACAGAGTTTGGTTCTAAAGAGACTAACGGGATTATATCGCAATTAGAGAAAAGTATAGGAAAACTAAGTAACGATATAAAACGGAGAATTGTAGAGAGCTCACAGAACTACCCCTGGCTTACAAAAAAGCTATGCATTCATATTTATGATCAAATCAATGCAGGTAAAGAAAAATCAGATTTAATAGATGAAAACTTAAACATTGAAGAACTATTCAATGCAGACTTGGAGCAGCTTACTGCCTCTGAAATCCAAGGTTTAAAGCACATTGCTCAGTGTGCCTCTGATGGTATTTTCTTCGAAGCATCTGACGTAAACGAAATCATTTCAGAAAAAGTCATTAACTCTTTGAGAGATAAGCGTTTAATCATCCGTTCAGGCTTAAATTACAACATATATTGGGACATATTTCGTGATTATCTAGTAACTGGCCGTGTCCCCATAATTGGCGAAAGCTATATTATTAGATCAAGTGTCAATACCTGTCTTGAGATTTTCAAAACCTTTAATAAAAAGAGCATACTTTCAACTGGACAAATTCAGACCGAACTAGGAAAATCCATAACCAATCAAGCGATTGAAAATAGTTTGATTGATTTAAGAAATTTAGGATTAATTAGAAAAGTTGAATCTCAGGAGAATTTTACAGTAGGTAACGAAAAGATTATAGTTTCAGAGATTTTCTTTAAGAATTTCATTACTGAAAAGTTCAAAAACTATACGATTATAAATCAACTCTCTAATCTAAAACCCCCAATAACATCAGACGACATTGTAGAGTTATTTAAAACTAATTTTAAAGGTTACTCATTCAAAGATCAAACATGGAAAATCTATGCTAATTACCTGCTGAATTGGATTTATTTCAGCGACTTAAGAATCAAAACTAAGGTTGAACTTCCGAAAAAAGGTGGAGGTAAGAAAACTTCTCTTCACGAAAAAATAAAGAACAATCCAGCATCATTATCACCTAGAACATCAACGAAGCAATTAGTACCAATAATTAAGAAAATCCCATATGGTTTAGATTTGGATAGCTTGGATTCGAATATTGTTCGAGACCTAGCTTTATTTGGTATAGTTTCATTGAACAATGGCCATTTTGAATTAACTGAAGTTGGTAAAAAGTTAAATAATCAGAATTCTGAAGGCCTAATCAAAGAACAAGCTACATCAGTTGCAAAGATTCGTGAGGCTTTACAGTTCCTAAATAATAACCCTTCTCGGGTAACAGCCAAAAGCCTAATAAAGGATAATCCTAACATTCTTGATTCCAACCTATCTGATGGCTCGAAAATTATTTATGCTGGTTACATCTTACAATGGGCAAGATTTATTAATTCTAAATAA